Genomic window (Candidatus Auribacterota bacterium):
CATCATGAATTGTCCCTTGGTGGCTGAGCTCGTCGATCGCTGCGATCTCGTCTATCACCTCGCGGCGGCGGTGGGTGTGAGGCTCATTGTCGAGAGCCCCGTGAGGACGATCTCCACGAACATACGGGGGACCGAGATCTGCCTGAACGTGGCGAGCAAAAAGGGCAAAAAGGTGGTGCTCGCGTCCACGTCGGAGGTTTATGGCAAGAGCGACCGCATCCCTTTTCGCGAGGACGATGACATCGTGCTCGGGCCGACGGTCAAGTCGCGCTGGAGCTATGCCTGTTCGAAGGCGATCGATGAATTCCTTGCGCTCGCGTATTGCAGGGAGGGGAAGCTCCCGGTGGTCATCTGCCGGCTGTTCAACATCGTCGGCCCGCGTCAGACGGGGCGCTACGGCATGGTGTTCCCGAGGCTCATCCGCCAGGCGCTCGATGGGGATGATCTCACCGTCTATGGCACGGGGGAGCAGACGAGGAGCTTCCTCTATATCTCGGACCTCATCGACGCGCTCCTCGCGCTCGGCGAACTCCCCGAGGCGGAGGGGCAGGTGATCAACATCGGGAGCGAAAAGGAGATCAGCATCGGAGCGCTCGCCCGGAAAATTATCACGGAGACGGGAAGCCGCTCAACGATCACCTATGTGCCCTACGAGCAGGCGTACGAGGAAGGCTTTGAGGACATGGGTCGGCGGGCGGCTGACACCACGAAGCTCAAGCGGCTCACCGGATTCAGCCCGGCGGTGGGGCTCGAAGAGATGATCCGGCGCATTGCCGACTATTTGAAGACGCACAAATGTTAGCGATCGAGCTATCAAGCTATCGAGTGATCAACTATATTGAGGAATTATGAAAATCAGAAAAGCGATTTTGCATGACGTGCCGGAGATTCAGAAGCTCATCAATTACTTCGCCAAGAAGGACTGGATGCTCCCGCGTTCGCTCAACTACCTGTACGAGAATCTGCGCGACTTCTGTGTCGCGGAGGAGCGAGGGAAGGTGATAGGCTGCTGCGCCCTGCACATCGTCTGGGAGGATATCGGAGAAATCATGTCCCTCGCGGTGAAGGAGACACACAAGGGGAAGGGCCTTGGCAGTAAACTGGTGCTCACCTGTCTCGCCGAAGCGCGCAAACTCGGCCTCACGCGCGTGTTTGCGCTGACATACCTCCAGAAATTTTTCAAAAAGTGCGGCTTTGTGCGTTACCCGAAATCCAAGCTGCCGCACAAGATATGGGGCGACTGCATCAACTGCCCCAAGTTCCCCGACTGCGGCGAAGTCTCCGTGGCGATTGAGCTGTAGCTGTATTGTCCCGCCGGCAGGCAGGCGACCCCTATACTAACCGCTATTTCGGCATACTGAGTGCAATTGATTTTTGTAGTGGTTATGCTACTATCAACCTAGGTACTCCTATTTACTCAAAAGATATGACTACTCATCGTACTATATTGGCAATTGTGTTCGTTGTAATGGCAGGGGGGCTTGTCTCATGCCATGAAACGAGGAATGTGGAGAAAACGGCCATGAAAAAGGAAAACACCGAGCAGGTGGTCAGGCAACCCGCGGTGGCGGGGCAGTTTTATCCGGGGAGTGAATCAGAGCTCAAGAGAGAGGTTCAAGAGTATCTCAGCGCGGTTCCCGCCCAGAAGATTGACGGGCGGATCGCGGGGCTCATATCGCCGCACGCGGGATACAGCTATTCAGGCAGAGCCGCGGCATATGGCTATAACCTCCTCAGGGGCAAGGGATTCAAGAGGGCTATTGTTCTCGCCCCCTCGCATCGCGCGGCTTTCCGTGGCGCCGCCCTCAGTGATGCGGACGCGTTCAAGACGCCCCTCGGCCTGATCCCGCTTGATAAAAAGGCGTGTTCCGAGCTCCTCTCGCATGAGCTCTACGCGAAGCTTCCGCAGGCGCACGAGTACGAGCACTCCCTCGAGGTGCAGCTCCCGTTCCTCCAGGAGGTGCTGGGGGATTTCACGCTCGTCCCGATCATCATAGGACAGCTCAGGCGGGGAGATGTTGAGACGATCGCTTCACCGCTCAAAAAACTGCTCGACGGGAAGACGATCATCATCGCCAGCTCTGACTTTACCCACTACGGATCCGGCTTTGACTATCTGCCATTCACCGATAACATAAAGGAAAATCTCAAGAAGCTCGACCTTGGCGCGGTCGAAATTATCGAAAAGCTGGACGCGCCTGGATTCAACGCCTATGTGGAGAAGACGGGCGCGACGATCTGTGGTCATTACCCGATCCAGATTTTGATCGAGGCGCTTCCCAGGGACGCGCGCGGGCATCTCCTGAAATACGAGACCTCCGGTGACCTGACGGGCGATTTCAGCCACTGCGTCAGCTATGTGTCCATGGTCTTCACGGTACCGCAGAGCAAATGATGGTAACCACTGAAGACACTGAATCCACTGAATAAGTGTGCTAATAGTTCAGAAGTGATGAAATCAACTGAAGACATTGAAGATACTGAATACACTGAAAAGGAATATCCCTATTCGACGATAACGGACAAAATCATTAAGTGCGCTATTGAAGTCCATAAGATTTTTGGACCTGGCTTCGTGGAGGGTATTTATGAGAATGCGCTCATTTACGAACTTAAGAAGAATGGGCTAAGGGTCGAGCAACAAAAACTGATAGATGTAAAATACAAGGGAGAGTGCGTAGGAGAGCACCGGCTTGATCTATTGGTAGAAGACACGGTAATTGTGGAAAACAAGACAGTAACAGAGTTCAATGATATCCATTTTGCCC
Coding sequences:
- a CDS encoding N-acetyltransferase, which translates into the protein MKIRKAILHDVPEIQKLINYFAKKDWMLPRSLNYLYENLRDFCVAEERGKVIGCCALHIVWEDIGEIMSLAVKETHKGKGLGSKLVLTCLAEARKLGLTRVFALTYLQKFFKKCGFVRYPKSKLPHKIWGDCINCPKFPDCGEVSVAIEL
- a CDS encoding GDP-mannose 4,6-dehydratase; the encoded protein is MRVLITGGAGFIGSHLAEALLGRGAEVDVIDDLSTGSMANIDHLRANERFSYTIDTIMNCPLVAELVDRCDLVYHLAAAVGVRLIVESPVRTISTNIRGTEICLNVASKKGKKVVLASTSEVYGKSDRIPFREDDDIVLGPTVKSRWSYACSKAIDEFLALAYCREGKLPVVICRLFNIVGPRQTGRYGMVFPRLIRQALDGDDLTVYGTGEQTRSFLYISDLIDALLALGELPEAEGQVINIGSEKEISIGALARKIITETGSRSTITYVPYEQAYEEGFEDMGRRAADTTKLKRLTGFSPAVGLEEMIRRIADYLKTHKC
- a CDS encoding GxxExxY protein; this encodes MKSTEDIEDTEYTEKEYPYSTITDKIIKCAIEVHKIFGPGFVEGIYENALIYELKKNGLRVEQQKLIDVKYKGECVGEHRLDLLVEDTVIVENKTVTEFNDIHFAQILSYLKATEKKIALSLNFADTKIQVKRVIL
- the amrB gene encoding AmmeMemoRadiSam system protein B; protein product: MKKENTEQVVRQPAVAGQFYPGSESELKREVQEYLSAVPAQKIDGRIAGLISPHAGYSYSGRAAAYGYNLLRGKGFKRAIVLAPSHRAAFRGAALSDADAFKTPLGLIPLDKKACSELLSHELYAKLPQAHEYEHSLEVQLPFLQEVLGDFTLVPIIIGQLRRGDVETIASPLKKLLDGKTIIIASSDFTHYGSGFDYLPFTDNIKENLKKLDLGAVEIIEKLDAPGFNAYVEKTGATICGHYPIQILIEALPRDARGHLLKYETSGDLTGDFSHCVSYVSMVFTVPQSK